The sequence below is a genomic window from Cryobacterium arcticum.
GCGGGAATCGGTCACGTGGATCCTCTCAACTGTGTTCTCACACATGAGCTCCGCCGCCAGGACTCGAACCTAGACCTAACAGCTCCAAAGGCTGTCGTGCTGCCATTACACCACGGCGGATTGCGCCGGTGGGTGCCGGGCAACGGAGTCAAGTCTGCCAGATCCGCAGGCGCCTCGGCGTCATCCGCCGTATCCGGTGCCCGGAAAGCCGGATAATGGAGGGATGCCTGCGAATGACGAAGTCGACCGGATCGTTGATGCCTGGCTTCGCGAGCGCCCCGACCTGGATTTTGCGCCCCTGCAGGTCTTTTCCCGGGTCGCCAGGCTCAGCAAGCACCTGGACCGCGCACGCCGCACCGCGTTCTCCCGGTCGGAGCTGGACTCCTGGGAATTCGACGTGCTCTCCGCCCTCCGACGGGCCGGCGCCCCGTACGAGCTGAGCCCCAAACTTCTGCTCCAGCAGACCCTGGTCTCCAGCGGCACGATGACCAACCGCATCGACCGGCTGGTCGAACGTGGTCTGGTCACCCGGCGCACCGACCCCAACGACGGCCGCGGCATCTTCGTGGGCATGACACCGGCCGGCCTCACCCGGGTGGATGCCGCCATCACCCGGCTGGTCGACGCGGAGGCCGCCCTGCTGGCGAGCCTGCCCGTCGCCGACCAGGAACGCCTCGCGGCGCTGCTGCGCCGGCTCAGCCTCGACTTCGACTGACGCCCAGGGGCAGCAAGATCAGCCGAAACGGCCGTTGACGTAGTCGGCGGTGCGGCGGTCGATCGGGTCGCCGAACATCAGTTCGGTCGGGCCGTGCTCGACGATGCCGCCCGGGGTGCCCTGCGCCGCGAGGAAGAAGGCGCAGTTCTGCGAGACCCGCTGGGCCTGCTGCATGTTGTGCGTGACGATCACGATGGTGACCTCCTGCGCGAGCTCGAGCATGGTCTCCTCGATCACGCGCGTTGAGGTGGGGTCAAGAGCCGAGCAGGGTTCGTCCATCAGCAGGATCCGCGGCGTCACGGCGAGCGAGCGGGCGATGCACAGGCGCTGCTGCTGGCCGCCGGAGAGCCCGCCGCCCGGTGAGCGCAGCCGGTCGCGCACCTCGGTCCACAGGCCCGCCTTGCTCAGGCAGCTCTCCACCAGGGCGTCCTTCTCGTCGCCGGAGACGCGGCGGCCGGTGAGGGTGAGCCCGGCGATGACGTTGTCGTAGATCGACATGGCCGGGAACGGGTTGGGCTTCTGGAACACCATGCCGATGTGCTTGCGCGCGTCGACGAGCTTGCGCTCCGGGTCGTAGATGTCCTCGCCGTCCAGCAGCACCTCGCCGGCCAGGCTGGCCGACGGCACCAGTTCGTGCATCCGGTTCAGGATGCGGAGGAACGTGGACTTGCCGCAGCCGGACGGGCCGATCAGGGAGGTGATGACGCCGGCGGGCATGGTCAGGCTCACCCGGTCGAGCACCTGGCGTTCGCCGAACCAGGCCGACACGTTACGGCCCTCGAGGGTGGCCAGTGGCACCGGCTCGGCCGGGGCCACGGGGGCGACCGGCCGGGCGGCAGCCCGGGCAGCGGACCGGAACGGGAGGGCCAGGCCGCGGTTGCGGCGGGCGCGCAGGGCCGGTGGCAGGTCGGCGCCGCTCGGCTCGGCCGCGGGGCTGACGCGCAGGGCCGGCAGAACCTGGGTCAGCTCGTCATCCTGGGTGGACGGGGTCATGAGCACTCATTTCGTGGGGCGTCGACGGTCGGGGCGGAAGAAAAGATGGGGCGGAGCAGAAGACGGGTCAGAGCAGGTTGGGCAGGAGGCGCACGGCCTGGTCGGCCACGAACAATCCGCCCACGGTCACGACCGGTACGAAGACGGTCCAGGTCTTCCGCACGCCCACCCGGCGGAAGGACCAGATGGCCGCGGCCTCGATCAGTAGGAAGAACTGCAGGGCGAAGGCCAGCGCCCACACCGTGGTGGTGTCCGTGGCCAGTTCCCGGTGCGACGGCGCCAGGGTGCTGTAGCTGGTCTGGCGGGCGCCGGCAGGTTGGGTGGCGCTGGTGAGCTTGGCGTCCACCCGGGCGACGCCGCCCGGGATGAACGCGGGCCCGCGAGCGGTCTCGAGGATGAGCCGGCTCTCCCCCGCCGCGAGGGCCATCGGGGACGGGTCGCCGGCGTAGCGCACCCCGATCACGGCGAAGGTCTGCTCGCCCTGGCCGGTGAGCACGGTGAACTCCTGGCCGGGGGCCAGTTCCTGGATCCGCGCGAACGGCCCGCCGTACGCCGCGGCCCGGCCCATCACCACGCTGATGCCCGCCTGGCCGGGCAGCACGGTGTCACGCCGGTGTCCGGGGCCGGTGCGGGTGGTGCCCGAATCCGAGCCCTCGACGAAGACCTCGTGCACCCCGATGGAGGGGATGTCGATGATGCCCAGCGGTGCGCCGTCAGCCAGGAGCACCTTGTCCACGGTCCCCTCGCTGACCGGTGCGGTGCCCTGCGCCAGCTCGATGCGCAGGGTGTCTGTGAGCTGCTGCTGGGCGACCATGTGCTGCAACCCGCCCAGCACCGTGAGGTTGGCCAGGAACCCGAAGATCAGCGCCGCGGCGATGGCGAAGATCGTGCGGACGAGTTGGTCCTGCGGGCTGAGCACGATCACGACGGGCGGGGCCGGTGGCCGGCGGGGCGGCCGGGGCGGTTGGCGCGGACGCCAGCCGCGGGGTGGTGCGGTGAGCGTCACGACACGGGCTCCGCGGTGCCGGCCGGGAAGAACCGCCGGGTCAGCAGCGCATAGCGGGCCACGACGGAGATCGCGCCCAGGAGGGCGAGCACCCCCAGCAGGAAGTACGGCGGCACCAGCAGCAGCGCATCCCGGGTGACCGGGCTCAGGCTCGTCTCGCCGACGGTTTCCGGCGGGGTCAGCGTCACATGCGTGTTGTAGGCGCTCCACTGACCCATATCGGTCAGGGTGACGGTGACGGTGCGGGTCTCGCCGCCGGCCAGGTCGTCCAGGGCGACGTCGTCGACCGCGTGGATCTGCAGCCCGAGGGCGTTGTCGACCCAGAACCGCGCCGTGGAATCGAACGGCTGGTCGGTGAGGTTCTTCACGGTGAAGCCGAGCACGATGTCGCCGCCGCCCGGACCCACGTTCTGCTGTGCGTGGGCGGTGAGCCCGCTCACCGCCAGCACGCCGGCGAGGGTGACCGGGTTACCGCCGAGCGCAGCCGTCGCCGCCCTGCCGGTGGGAGTCGTCTGGGTGACGGGGCGGATGGTCGAGACGAGCGCCGGGGTGACCGGGCGGTTCGTCGCCCGGGCCGGCGCGGCCGAACTCGCCGTTGGCGTCGGCGTGGGGGTCGATCCGACCACACCCACCGTGAGTCCCACGCCGTCGGGGTCCTCCGTCGCGTGGGCGCCGACGGCGGCACCCGACAGGGCGACGGTCGACAGCACGACGGTCGACAGCAGGGCACTGAGGACCGCCAGGAGCGGTCGTCGTGCGGGGAGGGAGGTGAGCACAGTCAAGTTAGTCGGGTCCGGTTCTCTGAAAGCTGGCGTGCAGGCAAACGACGGGCAAACGCGCCGGGAAGGGTCGGGGCGCGCACAGGGTCAGGCGGTCGATTCGCCGAGGGCCTTGCGACGGGCTTCAGCCTCGGTGTACTCGATCCAGGCGCGGGCCCTGGCGGCGTCGCGGGTGCGGGAGAGGCGCACCAGCAACCAGGCGAACCCGGCCAACAGCAGCACGATCACCAGAGCCCAGGGCACGACGAACATGTCGCTGCTGCGCTCGGCGGTGGGCAGCAACCCCGGCGGCAGCGCGTCGGCGTCCACGGTGGCGGCGAGCGAGACGTGCGGGTTGAGGTAGACCCACGGGCCCACTCCCGGCACGACGATGGTGACGGTGCGGGAGCTGCCGGGCAGCATCTCGGGGATGGGTGTGCGGGTCAGCTCCGACAGGGCGATCCCGAAGACACCCTTCACCTGGGCGACCGTGCTGGCCCCGAGGGAGACGTTGCCGGTGTTCTGCAGGCTCACGGTCAGCGAGGTCTCCCCCGAGAACGGGTTGAGTTCGCCGCGGTACGACGACGAGATGCTGCTGATGGTGAGCCCGGGCTGCAGCTCCCCCTTCACGCGGGTGTAGAGGCGGATGGCGACACGCCGGTCGACCGAGACCTGGCCGGCCGGGGTGAGGGCGGAGACGATGATGCCGCCGGCGTGGTCGCCGGGCCGGGCGTCGGCGGGCACGGAGACGGTGAACGGGATCACCTGGGAGCCGCCGGGCTCCAGGGTCACCTCGACCTTGTCGGCGCCGTCGGTGAAGCTGACCCAGTGGCCCACGTCCACGCTGGGCACGCCCCCGTCGAGCAGGGAGAAGCTGCCGTCGTCGGCGTTGAAGGCGTCGGTGGCGTACACCGTGACGGCCTGCGAGGTGGTGCCGGTGTTCTGCACCAGGTATTCGTCGGCGACCTGCTGGCCGGGGTCGACCTGGTAGCTGTACCGGGAGCGGGACTGGTCGACGCTCCCGTTGGCGGCCGGGGACCCGGCGATGCCGTCGGAGTCGTCGGCCCGGGCGCCGGTGGCGCCGACACCGAGGGTCAGACCCAGGGTGAGGCCCAGGGTGACCAGCAGCGAGGTGGCGACCTGGCTGCGATGGTGGGCTGCGGGTGCGGGGCGACGGATGATCACGGGCGACGGTCTCTTTCCAGACGGGGTGAACTGCGGGAGGACGCTGCGGCTGCAGGGGAAGGACGGCAGGCGCCGCCCCTCCCCCTCAGCTGCTGCTGACTACTTCGAGACGACCGTGAGGGTCAGGGTCGAGTTGTAGGTTCCGGCCGCCTTGGACTGCGGGGCGACGAAGGTGAGGCCGGCGTCCAGCACGCTGGCTCCGACCGTGCTGCCGGCCGCGGCGGACGCGAACGCCGCCGGGTAGCTGGCCGAACCGGCGACCTGGGCTGCGGCGGCGGTGACGCCGGTCGCGGTGGTGCCGGCCGTCGTGACCTGCGGCGCGAGGCCGAGCTGGGCCTTGCCGATGATGCTGGTCGTGTCGGCCGCGTTGACGAAGTCGGCGACGTTGGCGGTCAGGTCCCAGCCGTTGAGCGTGAGAACCCGGCCGTCGTTCACCGTGACGGCGCCCAGGGTGCCGGTGGTGGTCGACTTGTTGTTCACCAGGGTCGGGGTGCCGAAGGTCGCCGCGGCGCCCGCCGGTACCGTCAGGGCGAGCACACCGTTGGTGGCGCCGACGACGGTCGGCGCCAGGGCGATCGTGCCGGTGCTGTCGGCCGGGGTCCCGGGGTCGGTGGGATCGGTCGGGTCGACGGGCGTGGTCGTGTCCTGCACGGCGGCGGCACGCCAGATGCCGGTTCCGGCCTCAACGGTGATGGTGCGGTAGAACGCTCCGACGACCTTCACGTCGTTGTAGATCGTGCACGCGACACCGAGGCTGTAGGTGCCGCCGGCGGCCTTGACCGCGGCCTGTCCGGGCAGGCCGTTGTACAGGCCTTCCGGCATCATCGGGGCCAGCAGCACAGACAGGTCGAGGGACGGGTCGAAGCCGCCCGGCGAGTACGCCATCCAGTTCAGCGGGTTGCGCTCTTCGCCGGGAGCGGAGAGGAACTGCACGGCGCCTTCGGAGCCGACCGGGCAGAACAGCGGGTCACTGGGGTCGGTGGGCGAGTTGGACGACACGGCGGCTTCGTCCCAGGCGAACGGTGCGTCGGCGGGAATGATCTCCGCGGTGGTTCCGTCGTAGATGTACATGGGTCCGTCGGACCCGTTGGACTGCGGGGCGGCCTGGGCGGCCGTGGCAGCGGTGGCGACGAGGGCCAGGGACATCAGTCCCGCGGCGGCGAAACTGGTTTTTCTGCTGAGCTTCATGGTCTTGTTCCTTCTCTGGGGATGCGCGGGGCGGGAGGCTAGGCGGTCTTGAGAACGCGGAAGGGGGTGGTGCTGGAGGGAGCGAGCATGCCGAACTTCTTCTTCACGGCGCCGGGCTGGCTGCCGAGGACCGAGGCCGAGGTGGTGAGGCTGGTGACCTTGGCCGGGTCGACGAGGGCGGCGAGCTTCGCGTCGTACTTCGCGTTGGTGGGGTCGACCCGCGCGAATTCGACGACGAGGTAGGTGTCGCGGCCCCAGGTGCCGTTGCTGTAGTACGCGGCGTTGGGAACCATGGCCGTTCCCGTTCCGGTCACCGGTGCGACGCCGGAGACGAGCGACCCGAGGGTGCCGGTTCCGCGCTTGTCGTAGCTGGCGCCGGTGTTCATGGCGACCCAGCGGGACACGGCCATCGGCATGACCGACTCGTTCGTGAGGGTGGTCGCGTCGTGCTCCTGGCCTTCGACGACACAGCCGCCCTCGGCGACGGTGAGCATGCTCGCCTCGGTGACGCCGATCTTGCTGATGAAGTCCTTGCGGGTGCCGGAGCCGGCCTGCGGGATGATGGGCGTGACGGTGACGCCGCCGATCTGGAAGCCGGCGGAGCACTCGTACAGGCTCTTCATCTGGGTGGGCGTGATGGCGCCGATGCCGCTGGCCGAGCCCTTGTAGGCGTAGGCGATGGCGTCACGGGCGAAAGGCACGTAGAGCAGCTCGCCGTTCGTGTTGCTCGTTCCCGCGCTGGACGAGCGGGCGATGTCGACCTGGCCGGTGATGGTCACGTTGGCCGGGCCGCCCACGGTTCCGGATGTGTACGCCGCTCCGTCGATCGACCGGCTGAGCGCCTTGACGCCGTCGCCGGAGCCGTTGGGCCGGCCGAAACGCACACCGGATGCCTTGGTCGTGATGTACGGCGAACCGGTGGCGTCGAAGGATCCGAGGGTGGAGCCTGACGTGGTGATTCGCACGGTGGATCCGGTGATGCGGCTGCCGTTGGCGAGGGCGCCGACGACGTCTTCAAGGGTGTCGGATCCGACGATGGAGTAGCTGTTGGAGACGGGCTCGGCGTGGGCCGGTACCGCCAGGGCAATGCCAGACAGGGTGACGCCGACAGTCGCGCAGAGCGCAATAGCCTTCTTCGAAATCACTGTGATGCCTTTCGGATGTGGTGCAAGTAACGGAATCCGGTTGGATCCGCCGTCCCGACGTGTTCCCGCCGGGGCGGATGCCCCGGACTGACCGCCAAGCTGTGACGCATCAGAAGCGCTGTCGTCTGAGGCGCGAGATCATGGGGACCGCAGCGGCTGCGGCCAGTCCGGAGAGGAGCCCGACGGGCACGGCCATGCCGACCGGGCCGACCTCGGGGTCATCGGGGGTCTTGGCCCCGATCAGGGGTCCGGCCACGGTGCCGGTGGCCGTGGGGTCGGTGGCCGCCGTGGCTGCGGCCACGGTCGCCGCCGCCGCCGCGACCGCCGCGGACCCGCTGGCGGGAACCGTTGCCGCGGCGGGGGCCGCGACGGACGCCGCGGCCGGTTTCGCTGCCGCCGCTGTCGGGGTCGGCGTCGCTGCGGGCTTCGCCTGCGGGCTGATGCCCTGCTCGATGGCGGTCGCCGCGACGAGGGCCTGCGCGCTCCAACTGGTGGGCATGCTCGCGTACCCCGCCGGCAGCTGGCCGAGCTCGGTGCCCGGCTTCTGCCCGTCGGTGGCCGCGTAGCGGATCAGGTTGGCGAACTTCGCGCGCTGCTTCGCATCCGTCTGCAGCGGGTTCAGCGCGGCGTAGACCGGCAGGGTGACGGGATAGGCGGTGCTGGCGCCCGCCGCCGCGCTCGACGACGGATCGAACTCCAGCACGGCGGTCTGCATCTCGGTGGGTGTCATGGCCGCCGCAGCGGCGAGCATGGCGTCGGAGGTGGGCGCGACGAAGCTGCCCGCCGGGTTCCGCAGCGACGCGGTGACGTTCTGGTAGCGCGCGGCGGACCCCGCCGTGCTCAGGCCGATCACGCCCTGGTCCCCGGCCAGGCTCCTGGCCGTCTTGAGGTACTTGGGCGGGGTGCTGGTGGAGTCCCAGCCGCCGAGCAGCTGACCGTCGCCGCGGAGGGTGAGGTAGGCGCCGTTCTCGAAGTCGGAGGTGTACGGCCGCCAGGTCACCAGGTTCACCGGCCCCACACCGTTCGAGCCCGTTGTCGCCGGCTTCTCGACGGGGTCGGCCTTGGGGAAGGTGTCGCGGGGCAGGGTGAAGGCCGCGCCGGTGGGGTTGACGCCCGCGTTGGTGGAGTACCACGGGTTGACGATCATGCCCCACTCGTCGGGGGTGCCGTTCAGGAAGGCGACGGCCTCGGAATCGGCCATCACGTAGCGCCAGAGCGCCGTGGCGAGGTCCGAGCGTCCCGACGGCGCCAGCATGTCGGACAACGATGCGCTGTTGAGGTCCTGCGCGGCCCACTCCGCATCGTTCACGGCCAGGAAGTCAGGGTCCCGGGTGAGGTTGCGGGCGTTGTGGCCCTGATGGGCGTTGTCGGTGTAGTTGATGTGCTTGAGGTCTGCCCCGGGTGGCAGCGCTGAGATGTAGGACGCCGTGAGCAGTTTGGCCACCAGCCGTGGGGTGAGGTTCAGTGAGGTGAACGCCTGGGTTTCGCGGTCCTTGTAGGCCTGGTCGATGCCGTCGACGGGGGTGACCCGCCTGTCGATCGCGAAGGACACCGTGACCCCGGAGATGCCGACGGGTGCGTACTGCAGCGGGTCGGGGGCGGTCGTCTGGAGAGGGTAGGAGGTGAGCGCCAGCGGGCTCGGGGTGGTGCCGGCGGCCTTGGTCAGCACATCCGCCTCGTTGCCGGTGCTGAGCACGAACGCCGAGCCGCTGGTGCCCGCGCACAGGTTGGGCTGCCAGGAGGAGATGGCGCCGGCGATGAGTTCGCTGCCGCCGAGCTGGGACTCCGCGCTGCCGATGTCGCAGCGCACTCCCACGGGCTTGAAGTCGAGTTTGACCGCCACGTGGTGCTGCCAGGCGTCCCAGAACAGGCCAGGCTGGGTGATCTCGTTCGTGCCGGAGTCGCCCACCGGCCGCGGAATGACGACGAGCCAGCAGGATGCGCCCGTCGTGACGCCGTTCTTCACCACGGGCTCGCCACAGCCGAGCCCCGGCGATTGCATGCTGGTCTGCACCTCGAACTTGACCGCTCCGGCACCGGTGTCGTCGGAGCCGGCCCATTTGATCTCGTTCGAGGTGTACTCAGTGAAGTACTCGTTCTTGTTCACGTCGACGGTGGTGTCGTGCACGAGCACGCCCTTCGCGTTCTTCACGACGGATGTTACGAGGGCGCCGTTGCGCGGCTGGAACGGGATCGACGTGTACGGCGGCACGGCGAACCCGGCGCCGGCTGTGGTGTACTGCTCGTCCTGCGTGGCGATGTTCGGGGCGCGGTCCGGCTTCTCGGGGTCTGGCGGGACGTTGGCCTGCACGTTGGCGTCCCGGCCCACGTTGGGGAAGGCGCCGTACTGGCAGGTCGTGCGGTCGGGGTGGCCGGGGTTCTTCGGGTCCTCGCCCCAGCACTGCGCGATCTGCAGGAAGTTCTCGCCGCCGACGTTGCCCTGCGGCCGCACCGACTTCTTGCCGCCGGTCCAGCTGACCAGGATGCCCTCCGACACGAGGTCGGTGGTCTGGGACACGGTGACGGTGAGGTCGGGGAACGGCGCCGTGGCCGGTGCGAGCTCGTAGTCCGCACTTCGCACGGTGACGGCGCTGGAGGCATCCGCCACGGCCGCGGTGGGGGCCAGCGACGTGAGCGCGGCCACGCTGACGCCCACGAGGAGGCCGACGATGATGCCGCTGGCCCCGGCCCGGGTCCAGGGCGAGGTGCGCACGGGGGTCGGTGCGGCGTGCCGGCTCATTTGACGCCGCCCGTGCGGTCGCGGGGCGTCAGTCTGCGCCAGAACACCGGCGGCAGCACCGCGGCGGCGACGAGCAGTGTCGCGGCCAGGAGCATCAGCGACTGCTGCAGCCCCCAGCCGTCCTCGGCGAGGGTGAACGGGGTGGCCACGGCCGCCCCGGCCACGGATGAGCCGACGGCGCCGCCGGAGACGAGGGCGCCGTTGGCGTCGTAGACCGCCGCCGCCCCCACCGTCGTGCCGGTGGCGGCTGCCCCGCCGGCCGATGTCGTAGCTGCCGCGGCTGCCGCTGCGGCGGCGGTCTCCTCCGCCGTGCCGCCCGTGGCGCTCCCGCCGGTTCCGCTGCCCGTGATCGGAGTCTCGGCCGGGGCGCCTGCCGTGCCGGTGGTGCACTGGTTCGGGCCCACCTTGTCACAGTCCTGCGGCTGGGCCGCGGTGAGCGCGAGCTGGTTGCTCGACGGGGAATCCCCGGCCTTGAAGGTCGGGTTGTTGCACTTGTTGATGTCGACACCGGTGGTGTCGGCGCCGGGGACCCGTTTGATCTGGTCGAACCCGGCGAGCACGAGGTTCATCGGCAGCGGCGAGTAGCCGAGGTCGGCGGCCTGCTGCTGGCCCTCGCAGAGCATGTAGTTGGCGAAGGCGCCGAGCGTGGTGCCCTTCTTGGCGGTGAACACCCCGCCCACTTCGGTGGGCACGATCATGTAGGAGTAGCTGGAGAGCGCGTAGGTGCGCGGGTCGGCGCTGTTGTACACGCCGTCCAGCACCTGGGTGAGGTAGTTGGGCCCGGGGGTCTGGTCGATCTGCGCGGTCAGCAGCGCCACCGCCACCGAGTTCGCGGTGGGTTCGACGTAGTACCCGGCCTGGTTGAGCACCTTGGCCACGGGGAAACCCGACTCCAGGGCGTAGGAGTACTCGACGTAGGTGATGGCGCCTTCGCCGTAGTCCTGGCTGACGTAGCCGGCCACGCCGGAGGATCCGCTCTGCGCCTTGGCGTTGCCGAAGGTGGGGTACTGCGAGGTCAGGCCGCAGGGTGTGGCGCGTCCGACGGAAGCGCAGAACGCGTCCCACAGGGCCGGGTGCTGTTTGGACATCCACAGGCTGAACTGGGCGGTGGAGCCGGAGCCGTCGGAGCGGACGACCGGGACGATGCCCTTGTCCGGCATGGCCAGGCCGGGGTTGTCGGCCTGGATGGCGGGGTCGTTCCAGTTGGTGATGCCGCCCGTGAAGATCTTGGTGATGACGTCGCCGCTCAGCCGCAGGTTGGACACCCGCACGCCGTTGATCTTGAGGTTGTACATGAACGAGGTGCCGCCGGCCACGATGGGCATGTAGGCGTAACCGCGAGGAGGTTGCTCCGGCGCTGAGCCGTCTTCGGGGGCGAGCTGGAACGGGATCTCGCTCACGGCGAAGTCGACGTTGCCCGCGGCGAAGTCGCGCCGCCCGGCCGAGGAGCCGACCCCGGAGTAGTTCACGGTCATGCCGTAGTTGTTCGCGACGTTCTTGCGCCACTGGTCGAGGGCGTTCTGCGACCAGGTGGAACCGGTGCCGGTGATCGGGTCGTAGCTGGCGGCCTGCGCGGGGATCACGCCCGTCACGGTGACCAGGGCGATGGCGAGCAGGGCGACGATGGCGCGGATCCGTCGGATCCACCGGGTCTGTGGCGTCACGAGGACGACTCCTTCTGGTGGGGGTCGGTGGCGGTCTGGGTGATGACGTTCGGGGCGTTCAGGTGCTGCAGGGTGATGCGCTGCAGGTCTCGCAGCGACGCCGCCCCGACCCGTCGCTGCTGACGAGCGGTGAGGTCGCCGGGTGCCCGGCCGCCGATCAGCCTGGCGATGGCGAACAGCGCCAGGACCAGCAGGATCAGCACGGCCGCAGCGCCGAAACCGCGCGCGATCATGTTGGGCTCCGGCGATTTGACGAAGTCAAACACCTGCAGCGGCAGCGAGATCATCGGGCCCTCGAACGGGTTCGTGTTGACCACGGCCGTCACCCCCGAGGTGAGCAGCACCGGGCTGGTCTCGCCGATCCCCCGCGCGGTGCCGAGGATCACGGCCGTGGCCAGTCCCGGCCGGGCGGTGGGCAGCACGACGTGCCAGATGGTGCGCCACCGGGTCGACCCCAGGGCGTAGGCGGCCTCGCGCAGGTTGCCGGCCACAAGACGCAACACGATGTCGGAGGCCCTGATCACGATGGGCAGCATCATGACCGTGATGGCCATCGACGCGGCGAACCCGGAGCGTTGGTGCGTGATCAGCACGATGATCGCCGAGTACACGAACAGGCCGGCCACGATCGAGGGCAGCGCCGTCATGGCATCCGAGATGGTGCGCACGAACCGGGCGAAGCGGCCGCCGACCTCGTTGAGGAACAGGGCGGTGAGAATGCCCAGCGGCACCGTGATCACGAGGGCCATACCGATCTGCATGAGCGTGCCGAGAATGGCGTGCAGGATGCCGCCCATCTCCAGGCCGTCGAGGGGGCCGGCCTTCTCCATGCTCTCGGTGAAGAAGTTGAGGTGCGGCAGGGCCTCCTGCCCGCGCACCAGGGTGAAGGCCACGACGAACACGAGGGCGCCGAAGAGCACGATCCCGGCGCTGGCGAGCAGAACCGACATCACCCGGTCCTTGACCTCCTGGAAGTCGGAGGTGTTGCTCACCAGGAGGGCGTAGAAGCCGATGAACGACACGAACGCCACCAGGGTCCAGCCCACCCCGCCGGACAGCGGGGTGAACCAGCCGAAGATCAGGGTGGACAGGGCGATGCCGGCGGCGGCCGCGCCGAGCAGGTTGAACCTGTCGTCGAGGCGGGCGGCGCGCACGCGACGGCGCGGGCCGATCGGGGCGCTGTCCGGAGAGGGGATGAAGGTCATGGTCAGTTGCTCTCTGCCCCGGATCGGGACCGGGCCACGATGGACGAGGCCGTGAAGTTGATGACCAGGGTCATCAGGAACAGGACGAGGCCGGCGGCCATCAGCGCGGACAGGCCGAACTCGCTGGATTCCCCGTAGCGAAGGGCGATGAGCGCCGAGACGGAGTTGCTGCCGGTCTTGAGCACCTGCCAGTTGATGGTGAAGATCGGGGAGATGATCATGTACACCGCGATGGTCTCGCCCAGGGCCCGGCCCAGGCCCAGCATGGTGCCGCCGATGATGCCGCCGCGCCCGAACGGGAGCACGACGGCGCGGATC
It includes:
- a CDS encoding WxL domain-containing protein gives rise to the protein MKLSRKTSFAAAGLMSLALVATAATAAQAAPQSNGSDGPMYIYDGTTAEIIPADAPFAWDEAAVSSNSPTDPSDPLFCPVGSEGAVQFLSAPGEERNPLNWMAYSPGGFDPSLDLSVLLAPMMPEGLYNGLPGQAAVKAAGGTYSLGVACTIYNDVKVVGAFYRTITVEAGTGIWRAAAVQDTTTPVDPTDPTDPGTPADSTGTIALAPTVVGATNGVLALTVPAGAAATFGTPTLVNNKSTTTGTLGAVTVNDGRVLTLNGWDLTANVADFVNAADTTSIIGKAQLGLAPQVTTAGTTATGVTAAAAQVAGSASYPAAFASAAAGSTVGASVLDAGLTFVAPQSKAAGTYNSTLTLTVVSK
- a CDS encoding phosphate ABC transporter ATP-binding protein; protein product: MATLEGRNVSAWFGERQVLDRVSLTMPAGVITSLIGPSGCGKSTFLRILNRMHELVPSASLAGEVLLDGEDIYDPERKLVDARKHIGMVFQKPNPFPAMSIYDNVIAGLTLTGRRVSGDEKDALVESCLSKAGLWTEVRDRLRSPGGGLSGGQQQRLCIARSLAVTPRILLMDEPCSALDPTSTRVIEETMLELAQEVTIVIVTHNMQQAQRVSQNCAFFLAAQGTPGGIVEHGPTELMFGDPIDRRTADYVNGRFG
- the pstS gene encoding phosphate ABC transporter substrate-binding protein PstS; this translates as MTPQTRWIRRIRAIVALLAIALVTVTGVIPAQAASYDPITGTGSTWSQNALDQWRKNVANNYGMTVNYSGVGSSAGRRDFAAGNVDFAVSEIPFQLAPEDGSAPEQPPRGYAYMPIVAGGTSFMYNLKINGVRVSNLRLSGDVITKIFTGGITNWNDPAIQADNPGLAMPDKGIVPVVRSDGSGSTAQFSLWMSKQHPALWDAFCASVGRATPCGLTSQYPTFGNAKAQSGSSGVAGYVSQDYGEGAITYVEYSYALESGFPVAKVLNQAGYYVEPTANSVAVALLTAQIDQTPGPNYLTQVLDGVYNSADPRTYALSSYSYMIVPTEVGGVFTAKKGTTLGAFANYMLCEGQQQAADLGYSPLPMNLVLAGFDQIKRVPGADTTGVDINKCNNPTFKAGDSPSSNQLALTAAQPQDCDKVGPNQCTTGTAGAPAETPITGSGTGGSATGGTAEETAAAAAAAAATTSAGGAAATGTTVGAAAVYDANGALVSGGAVGSSVAGAAVATPFTLAEDGWGLQQSLMLLAATLLVAAAVLPPVFWRRLTPRDRTGGVK
- a CDS encoding sortase; translated protein: MTLTAPPRGWRPRQPPRPPRRPPAPPVVIVLSPQDQLVRTIFAIAAALIFGFLANLTVLGGLQHMVAQQQLTDTLRIELAQGTAPVSEGTVDKVLLADGAPLGIIDIPSIGVHEVFVEGSDSGTTRTGPGHRRDTVLPGQAGISVVMGRAAAYGGPFARIQELAPGQEFTVLTGQGEQTFAVIGVRYAGDPSPMALAAGESRLILETARGPAFIPGGVARVDAKLTSATQPAGARQTSYSTLAPSHRELATDTTTVWALAFALQFFLLIEAAAIWSFRRVGVRKTWTVFVPVVTVGGLFVADQAVRLLPNLL
- the pstA gene encoding phosphate ABC transporter permease PstA; its protein translation is MTFIPSPDSAPIGPRRRVRAARLDDRFNLLGAAAAGIALSTLIFGWFTPLSGGVGWTLVAFVSFIGFYALLVSNTSDFQEVKDRVMSVLLASAGIVLFGALVFVVAFTLVRGQEALPHLNFFTESMEKAGPLDGLEMGGILHAILGTLMQIGMALVITVPLGILTALFLNEVGGRFARFVRTISDAMTALPSIVAGLFVYSAIIVLITHQRSGFAASMAITVMMLPIVIRASDIVLRLVAGNLREAAYALGSTRWRTIWHVVLPTARPGLATAVILGTARGIGETSPVLLTSGVTAVVNTNPFEGPMISLPLQVFDFVKSPEPNMIARGFGAAAVLILLVLALFAIARLIGGRAPGDLTARQQRRVGAASLRDLQRITLQHLNAPNVITQTATDPHQKESSS
- a CDS encoding WxL protein peptidoglycan domain-containing protein, which produces MIIRRPAPAAHHRSQVATSLLVTLGLTLGLTLGVGATGARADDSDGIAGSPAANGSVDQSRSRYSYQVDPGQQVADEYLVQNTGTTSQAVTVYATDAFNADDGSFSLLDGGVPSVDVGHWVSFTDGADKVEVTLEPGGSQVIPFTVSVPADARPGDHAGGIIVSALTPAGQVSVDRRVAIRLYTRVKGELQPGLTISSISSSYRGELNPFSGETSLTVSLQNTGNVSLGASTVAQVKGVFGIALSELTRTPIPEMLPGSSRTVTIVVPGVGPWVYLNPHVSLAATVDADALPPGLLPTAERSSDMFVVPWALVIVLLLAGFAWLLVRLSRTRDAARARAWIEYTEAEARRKALGESTA
- a CDS encoding MarR family winged helix-turn-helix transcriptional regulator, whose amino-acid sequence is MPANDEVDRIVDAWLRERPDLDFAPLQVFSRVARLSKHLDRARRTAFSRSELDSWEFDVLSALRRAGAPYELSPKLLLQQTLVSSGTMTNRIDRLVERGLVTRRTDPNDGRGIFVGMTPAGLTRVDAAITRLVDAEAALLASLPVADQERLAALLRRLSLDFD